One window of the Triticum dicoccoides isolate Atlit2015 ecotype Zavitan chromosome 3B, WEW_v2.0, whole genome shotgun sequence genome contains the following:
- the LOC119282141 gene encoding F-box/LRR-repeat protein 13-like isoform X1: MDDQQLLLGISRSDMLARIERCGRDPAMLDLGSNMLLHFAYEYLPDPPVSPTAPLSLAGASWVPDGVDRISRLPDVLLRDIISRLPAKDAARTAALASRWRPLWRSAPLALVDSHMLPDGGASGPLIIGAPSPRAVTAAVSSALAAHPGPFRCVHLTCSTMEEHRCEMARWIDTLVAKGVQDLVFVNRPWPMDLRLPATLFSCASLTRLYLGVWTLPGTAAVPRGASFPNLRGLGLCMTVMEDRALAFLLERSPVLEFLLIMWSQTGERLRLVSHSLRCLQLGYTHLEDIEVVDAPRLERLFLRNVSLPGTGKFTINSPSRIKIGGAPNLRVLGYIQPGQTEMGISNTDIVAGSKENIVPSVQNLAIDVQFGIRNAVKKVPGFLRCFPNLETLHVYSPPISEKSTGKVNLKFWQEGGPMKCVVQSMKKVFFYEFQGSTSEVAFLKFIAERGRVLELMVVVVAKACFSSVDDDVSVKLKPLTGAKWSSKACKLQIIESPRTDVAGPLFRHKIASDFGWADPFDLRYYKEERISVS, encoded by the exons ATGGACGACCAGCAGCTGCTCCTTGGCATCTCCAGGAGCGATATGCTCGCCAGAATAGAGCGTTGCGGCCGGGATCCTGCGATGCTGGACCTTGGCTCAAACATGCTGCTCCACTTCGCGTACGAGTACCTCCCGGACCCGCCCGTCTCCCCCACCGCGCCCCTCTCGCTCGCCGGCGCGTCCTGGGTACCCGACGGCGTAGACCGCATCAGCcgcctccccgacgtgctcctccGCGACATCATCTCCCGCCTCCCTGCCAAGGACGCCGCGCGCACCGCCGCCCTCGCCTCGCGCTGGCGCCCGCTCTGGCGCTCGGCGCCCCTTGCTCTTGTCGACAGCCATATGCTCCCGGACGGCGGCGCCTCTGGGCCGTTAATCATCGGCGCTCCCTCTCCCCGCGCCGTCACCGCCGCGGTGTCCAGCGCCCTCGCGGCCCACCCGGGGCCCTTCCGCTGCGTCCACCTCACCTGCAGCACCATGGAGGAGCACCGATGCGAGATGGCGCGCTGGATCGACACCCTCGTCGCCAAGGGGGTCCAAGATCTCGTCTTTGTCAACCGTCCTTGGCCGATGGACCTGCGCCTCCCCGCCACGCTCTTCAGCTGCGCCTCCCTCACCCGCCTCTATCTCGGCGTCTGGACACTTCCAGGCACCGCCGCCGTGCCGCGCGGCGCCAGCTTCCCCAATCTCCGGGGGCTCGGCCTGTGCATGACTGTCATGGAGGACCGTGCTCTGGCCTTCTTGCTCGAAAGAAGCCCCGTCCTGGAGTTCCTCCTCATCATGTGGAGCCAGACCGGAGAGCGCCTCCGACTCGTCAGCCACAGCCTGCGGTGTCTTCAGCTGGGCTATACCCACTTGGAGGACATCGAAGTGGTGGATGCCCCTCGCCTGGAGAGGCTCTTCCTGCGAAATGTATCCTTGCCTGGAACCGGCAAGTTCACCATAAACAGCCCTTCCAGGATCAAGATTGGCGGTGCACCCAACCTGCGTGTGCTGGGATACATTCAGCCAGGACAGACAGAGATGGGGATTAGCAACACCGACATCGTG GCTGGGAGCAAGGAGAACATTGTCCCTAGTGTCCAGAATTTGGCCATAGACGTGCAGTTCGGTATCCGCAATGCTGTGAAGAAAGTGCCTGGCTTTCTCCGCTGTTTCCCCAACCTGGAGACGCTCCATGTCTAT TCCCCTCCCATATCTGAAAAGTCCACCGGCAAGGTCAATCTGAAGTTCTGGCAGGAGGGCGGTCCCATGAAATGCGTGGTGCAGAGCATGAAGAAGGTGTTCTTCTACGAGTTCCAAGGGTCGACAAGCGAGGTTGCTTTCCTCAAGTTCATTGCGGAGAGAGGTCGGGTGCTGGAGCTGATGGTGGTCGTGGTGGCCAAGGCATGTTTCTCCTCGGTGGATGATGATGTGAGTGTGAAGCTGAAGCCTCTGACGGGTGCGAAATGGAGCAGCAAAGCTTGCAAACTACAGATCATCGAGAGCCCACGCACTGATGTCGCAGGTCCACTCTTCAGGCACAAGATAGCTTCTGATTTTGGGTGGGCTGACCCTTTCGACCTCAGGTACTACAAAGAAGAAAGGATCTCTGTAAGTTAG
- the LOC119282141 gene encoding F-box/LRR-repeat protein 13-like isoform X2, translating into MDDQQLLLGISRSDMLARIERCGRDPAMLDLGSNMLLHFAYEYLPDPPVSPTAPLSLAGASWVPDGVDRISRLPDVLLRDIISRLPAKDAARTAALASRWRPLWRSAPLALVDSHMLPDGGASGPLIIGAPSPRAVTAAVSSALAAHPGPFRCVHLTCSTMEEHRCEMARWIDTLVAKGVQDLVFVNRPWPMDLRLPATLFSCASLTRLYLGVWTLPGTAAVPRGASFPNLRGLGLCMTVMEDRALAFLLERSPVLEFLLIMWSQTGERLRLVSHSLRCLQLGYTHLEDIEVVDAPRLERLFLRNVSLPGTGKFTINSPSRIKIGGAPNLRVLGYIQPGQTEMGISNTDIAGSKENIVPSVQNLAIDVQFGIRNAVKKVPGFLRCFPNLETLHVYSPPISEKSTGKVNLKFWQEGGPMKCVVQSMKKVFFYEFQGSTSEVAFLKFIAERGRVLELMVVVVAKACFSSVDDDVSVKLKPLTGAKWSSKACKLQIIESPRTDVAGPLFRHKIASDFGWADPFDLRYYKEERISVS; encoded by the exons ATGGACGACCAGCAGCTGCTCCTTGGCATCTCCAGGAGCGATATGCTCGCCAGAATAGAGCGTTGCGGCCGGGATCCTGCGATGCTGGACCTTGGCTCAAACATGCTGCTCCACTTCGCGTACGAGTACCTCCCGGACCCGCCCGTCTCCCCCACCGCGCCCCTCTCGCTCGCCGGCGCGTCCTGGGTACCCGACGGCGTAGACCGCATCAGCcgcctccccgacgtgctcctccGCGACATCATCTCCCGCCTCCCTGCCAAGGACGCCGCGCGCACCGCCGCCCTCGCCTCGCGCTGGCGCCCGCTCTGGCGCTCGGCGCCCCTTGCTCTTGTCGACAGCCATATGCTCCCGGACGGCGGCGCCTCTGGGCCGTTAATCATCGGCGCTCCCTCTCCCCGCGCCGTCACCGCCGCGGTGTCCAGCGCCCTCGCGGCCCACCCGGGGCCCTTCCGCTGCGTCCACCTCACCTGCAGCACCATGGAGGAGCACCGATGCGAGATGGCGCGCTGGATCGACACCCTCGTCGCCAAGGGGGTCCAAGATCTCGTCTTTGTCAACCGTCCTTGGCCGATGGACCTGCGCCTCCCCGCCACGCTCTTCAGCTGCGCCTCCCTCACCCGCCTCTATCTCGGCGTCTGGACACTTCCAGGCACCGCCGCCGTGCCGCGCGGCGCCAGCTTCCCCAATCTCCGGGGGCTCGGCCTGTGCATGACTGTCATGGAGGACCGTGCTCTGGCCTTCTTGCTCGAAAGAAGCCCCGTCCTGGAGTTCCTCCTCATCATGTGGAGCCAGACCGGAGAGCGCCTCCGACTCGTCAGCCACAGCCTGCGGTGTCTTCAGCTGGGCTATACCCACTTGGAGGACATCGAAGTGGTGGATGCCCCTCGCCTGGAGAGGCTCTTCCTGCGAAATGTATCCTTGCCTGGAACCGGCAAGTTCACCATAAACAGCCCTTCCAGGATCAAGATTGGCGGTGCACCCAACCTGCGTGTGCTGGGATACATTCAGCCAGGACAGACAGAGATGGGGATTAGCAACACCGACATC GCTGGGAGCAAGGAGAACATTGTCCCTAGTGTCCAGAATTTGGCCATAGACGTGCAGTTCGGTATCCGCAATGCTGTGAAGAAAGTGCCTGGCTTTCTCCGCTGTTTCCCCAACCTGGAGACGCTCCATGTCTAT TCCCCTCCCATATCTGAAAAGTCCACCGGCAAGGTCAATCTGAAGTTCTGGCAGGAGGGCGGTCCCATGAAATGCGTGGTGCAGAGCATGAAGAAGGTGTTCTTCTACGAGTTCCAAGGGTCGACAAGCGAGGTTGCTTTCCTCAAGTTCATTGCGGAGAGAGGTCGGGTGCTGGAGCTGATGGTGGTCGTGGTGGCCAAGGCATGTTTCTCCTCGGTGGATGATGATGTGAGTGTGAAGCTGAAGCCTCTGACGGGTGCGAAATGGAGCAGCAAAGCTTGCAAACTACAGATCATCGAGAGCCCACGCACTGATGTCGCAGGTCCACTCTTCAGGCACAAGATAGCTTCTGATTTTGGGTGGGCTGACCCTTTCGACCTCAGGTACTACAAAGAAGAAAGGATCTCTGTAAGTTAG